In the genome of Nocardioides seonyuensis, one region contains:
- a CDS encoding replication-associated recombination protein A has protein sequence MTDGLFDLGHTGGASRGAGPGAGSLASNTHASAPLAVRMRPRTLDELVGQAQLRAPGSPLRQLIEGDQSMSLLLWGPPGTGKTTIASIVSQQTERRFVEVSAVAAGVKEVRAAIDGARAELARGGSETVLFVDEVHRFTKAQQDALLPGVENRWVTLVAATTENPFFSVISPLLSRSLLLRLESLTDDDVGAVLDQAMVDERGLAGRLTIDADARSHLVRLAGGDARRVLTYLEAASRAAEDTVIDLATAETAVDQAAVRYDRQGDQHYDVISAFIKSIRGSDADAALHYLARMIEAGEDPRFIARRLVILASEDVGLADPTALTTAVAAAQAVQLIGMPEARLNLAQAVIALAVAPKSNAVIKAIDAASADVRAGKIGHVPPHLRDAHYSGAKKIGHGKQYKYSHDEPFGVAEQQYAPDVVADARYYEPTALGAEAALKERWERIRRIIRGER, from the coding sequence GGCGCCTCTCGAGGCGCGGGTCCGGGCGCGGGTTCGCTGGCTTCCAACACCCATGCCTCGGCCCCGCTCGCCGTGCGGATGCGGCCCCGCACCCTCGACGAGCTCGTCGGCCAGGCTCAGCTGCGGGCGCCCGGCTCGCCGTTGCGCCAGCTGATCGAGGGTGACCAGTCGATGTCGCTGCTGCTGTGGGGACCGCCCGGCACGGGAAAGACCACGATCGCCTCGATCGTCAGCCAGCAGACCGAGCGTCGCTTCGTGGAGGTCTCGGCCGTGGCAGCGGGGGTCAAGGAAGTTCGCGCAGCCATCGACGGCGCGCGCGCCGAGCTGGCGCGAGGTGGCAGCGAGACGGTGCTCTTCGTCGACGAGGTGCACCGGTTCACCAAGGCCCAGCAGGACGCGCTGCTGCCGGGAGTGGAGAACCGTTGGGTCACCCTCGTCGCGGCCACCACCGAGAACCCGTTCTTCTCGGTGATCTCGCCGTTGCTGTCGCGCAGCCTCCTGCTGCGGCTCGAGTCCCTCACCGACGACGACGTCGGGGCTGTCCTCGACCAGGCCATGGTGGACGAGCGAGGTCTGGCCGGCAGGCTCACGATCGACGCTGATGCGAGGTCCCACCTCGTGCGGCTGGCGGGCGGCGACGCGCGGCGGGTGCTGACCTACCTCGAGGCTGCGTCCCGGGCCGCCGAGGACACCGTGATCGACCTGGCCACCGCCGAGACCGCCGTCGACCAGGCTGCCGTGCGCTACGACCGGCAGGGTGACCAGCACTACGACGTCATCAGCGCGTTCATCAAGTCGATCCGTGGCTCCGATGCCGACGCTGCCCTTCACTACCTCGCCAGGATGATCGAGGCCGGGGAGGACCCGCGGTTCATCGCCCGCCGACTGGTCATCCTGGCCAGTGAGGACGTCGGCCTGGCGGATCCGACCGCTCTCACGACGGCGGTCGCCGCGGCGCAGGCGGTGCAGCTCATCGGCATGCCCGAGGCCCGCCTCAACCTCGCCCAGGCCGTGATCGCGCTCGCCGTCGCTCCCAAGTCCAACGCCGTGATCAAGGCGATCGACGCAGCGAGCGCCGATGTGCGCGCCGGCAAGATCGGTCATGTCCCCCCTCACCTGCGAGACGCGCACTACTCCGGCGCCAAGAAGATCGGCCACGGCAAGCAGTACAAGTACAGCCACGACGAGCCCTTCGGCGTCGCCGAGCAGCAGTACGCCCCGGACGTCGTCGCCGACGCCCGCTACTACGAGCCGACGGCCCTGGGAGCCGAGGCCGCGCTCAAGGAGCGGTGGGAACGGATCCGCAGGATCATCAGGGGTGAACGGTAG
- the alaS gene encoding alanine--tRNA ligase, which produces MDTSEIRNRFLAHFEAAGHTVVPSASLLVDDPNLLFVNAGMVPFKPFFLGQETPPYDRATSVQKCVRTPDIEDVGKTTRHGTFFEMCGNFSFGDYFKERAIELAWELVTKPVADGGWGFPEDKLYPSVYVDDAEAVALWKKVTGLPDDRIARLGKSENYWSMGVPGPGGPCSEILIDRGPAYGADGDFSAEDRYLEFWNLVFMQDELSAVRSKEDFDVAGSLPKKNIDTGMGLERVAFMTQGVENMYEIDVMYPVIARAEELTGRRYGVSHEDDVRFRVVADHVRSSMMLIGDGVTPGNEGRGYVLRRLLRRAVRSVRLLGYEDPALPELMPISRDKMGETYTDLITDWDRIARVAFAEEDAFRKTLQAGTQIFDLAAREVKSSGATTLGGDQAFALHDTYGFPIDLTLEMAAEQGLSVDEQGFRGLMAEQRERAKADARAKKGQHADTGVYRGILDEHGPTDWQAYDTLETESRVLAVLRGGAPVPVLAPGEVGEIVLDRTPFYAESGGQAADAGVIDWDGGSLEVLDVQRPVRGLVVHQVRVVDGELTAAAARHLLHARVDPEWRTGARQAHSGTHVVHAALREVLGPTALQSGSFNRPGYLRLDFGWTQALTPDQVRDIEQVSQQALRADLPVGWQYMTLEEAKEWGAIALFGETYDNTKVRVVEIGGPWSRELCGGTHVDHSSQIGTIVVTGEASVGSGSRRIEALTGVEGFGYLARERDVVAQLSTMLKAQPDDLVARVQDMAERLKATEKEMERIRLAQLLGAGAALAASATQVGPVKVVAHRADGASGGDARQLAVDVRGRLPQGEAGVVVVIGVADGKVSVVAAVNDEARSRGISANELVRAVGPLVGGKGGGKDDLAQGGGTDAGGVDEALRLVTHEVGKRAVQG; this is translated from the coding sequence ATGGACACCAGTGAGATCCGGAACCGCTTCCTCGCGCACTTCGAGGCGGCCGGCCACACCGTGGTGCCCTCGGCATCCCTGCTCGTCGACGACCCGAACCTGTTGTTCGTCAACGCTGGCATGGTGCCTTTCAAGCCGTTCTTCCTGGGGCAGGAGACGCCGCCCTACGACCGGGCCACGAGCGTGCAGAAGTGCGTGCGCACTCCTGACATCGAGGACGTCGGCAAGACCACCCGCCACGGCACGTTCTTCGAGATGTGCGGCAACTTCTCCTTCGGCGACTACTTCAAGGAGCGCGCCATCGAGCTGGCGTGGGAGCTGGTGACCAAGCCGGTGGCCGACGGTGGCTGGGGCTTCCCCGAGGACAAGCTCTACCCGAGCGTCTACGTCGACGATGCCGAGGCCGTGGCGTTGTGGAAGAAGGTCACGGGTCTTCCCGACGACCGGATCGCGCGACTGGGGAAGTCCGAGAACTACTGGTCCATGGGTGTGCCGGGGCCTGGCGGACCGTGCTCGGAGATCCTCATCGACAGGGGGCCGGCCTACGGCGCCGACGGAGACTTCTCCGCCGAGGACCGCTACCTCGAGTTCTGGAACCTCGTCTTCATGCAGGACGAGCTCAGCGCAGTCCGCAGCAAGGAGGACTTCGACGTCGCCGGCTCCTTGCCCAAGAAGAACATCGACACCGGGATGGGTCTCGAGCGCGTCGCGTTCATGACCCAGGGCGTCGAGAACATGTACGAGATCGACGTGATGTACCCCGTCATCGCGCGCGCCGAGGAGCTCACCGGCCGACGCTACGGCGTGAGCCACGAGGACGACGTCAGGTTCCGCGTGGTCGCCGACCACGTCCGCTCGTCGATGATGCTGATCGGTGACGGCGTCACCCCGGGCAACGAGGGCCGCGGCTACGTCCTGCGACGTCTGCTGCGCCGCGCCGTACGCTCCGTCCGCCTGCTGGGCTACGAGGACCCCGCACTGCCTGAGCTGATGCCGATCAGCCGGGACAAGATGGGGGAGACCTACACCGACCTCATCACCGACTGGGACCGCATCGCGCGGGTCGCGTTCGCCGAGGAGGACGCGTTCCGCAAGACCCTCCAGGCAGGCACCCAGATCTTCGACCTGGCAGCCCGGGAGGTGAAGTCCAGCGGCGCGACCACGCTCGGCGGCGACCAGGCCTTCGCGCTGCACGACACCTACGGCTTCCCCATCGACCTGACCCTGGAGATGGCTGCGGAGCAGGGCCTCTCCGTCGACGAGCAGGGCTTCCGCGGGTTGATGGCCGAGCAGCGCGAGCGTGCGAAGGCCGATGCGCGGGCCAAGAAGGGCCAGCACGCCGACACGGGCGTCTACCGCGGAATCCTCGACGAGCACGGTCCCACCGACTGGCAGGCCTACGACACGCTCGAGACCGAGTCCCGGGTCCTCGCCGTGCTCCGCGGCGGGGCGCCCGTGCCGGTCCTCGCCCCGGGTGAGGTGGGCGAGATCGTGCTGGACCGGACGCCCTTCTACGCCGAGTCCGGCGGGCAGGCGGCCGACGCCGGCGTCATCGACTGGGACGGCGGCAGCCTCGAGGTGCTCGACGTCCAGCGTCCCGTGCGTGGCCTGGTCGTCCACCAGGTCCGCGTCGTCGACGGCGAGCTCACCGCCGCGGCCGCTCGCCATCTCCTCCACGCGCGCGTCGACCCCGAGTGGCGGACCGGCGCCCGGCAGGCCCACTCGGGCACCCACGTGGTGCACGCGGCGTTGCGCGAGGTCCTCGGGCCCACCGCGCTTCAGTCGGGGTCCTTCAACCGTCCCGGCTACCTGCGCCTCGACTTCGGCTGGACCCAGGCGCTGACCCCCGACCAGGTCCGCGACATCGAGCAGGTCTCCCAGCAGGCGCTGCGCGCCGATCTTCCGGTCGGCTGGCAGTACATGACGCTGGAGGAGGCCAAGGAGTGGGGCGCGATCGCGCTCTTCGGCGAGACCTACGACAACACCAAGGTCCGCGTCGTCGAGATCGGTGGCCCCTGGTCGCGTGAGCTGTGCGGCGGCACCCACGTGGACCACTCGTCCCAGATCGGGACGATCGTGGTCACCGGCGAGGCGTCGGTCGGCTCAGGGAGCCGGCGCATCGAGGCCCTCACGGGCGTGGAGGGCTTCGGCTACCTCGCGCGGGAGCGCGACGTGGTCGCGCAGCTCTCCACCATGCTCAAGGCCCAGCCCGACGACCTGGTCGCCCGGGTCCAGGACATGGCCGAGCGGCTCAAGGCGACCGAGAAGGAGATGGAGCGCATCCGGCTGGCCCAGCTGCTCGGAGCCGGTGCCGCGCTGGCTGCGAGTGCCACCCAGGTGGGTCCGGTGAAGGTCGTCGCCCACCGGGCCGACGGTGCCTCGGGAGGCGATGCGCGGCAGCTCGCGGTCGACGTGCGCGGCCGCCTGCCCCAGGGCGAGGCCGGCGTGGTCGTCGTGATCGGCGTGGCTGACGGCAAGGTCAGCGTCGTCGCAGCCGTCAACGACGAGGCCCGCAGCCGCGGCATCTCCGCCAACGAGCTCGTGCGGGCCGTCGGACCACTCGTAGGCGGCAAGGGCGGTGGCAAGGACGACCTCGCCCAGGGCGGCGGGACCGACGCGGGCGGGGTCGACGAAGCACTGCGCCTGGTGACCCACGAGGTCGGCAAGCGCGCGGTCCAGGGTTGA
- a CDS encoding DUF6167 family protein, translating into MARSFWFVAGAGAGVYAMSRARRLAEVATVEGVRDRLEAMRVGARIFRDEVAAGQAEKETELRQRLGLVPHGVPELTSSGPRRSQDDLLDQRTKRETPDGHQ; encoded by the coding sequence ATGGCGAGGTCGTTCTGGTTCGTGGCCGGAGCGGGTGCGGGCGTCTACGCGATGTCCCGTGCCCGGCGGCTCGCCGAGGTGGCGACGGTCGAGGGCGTCCGTGACCGCCTGGAGGCAATGCGTGTGGGTGCGCGGATCTTCCGCGACGAGGTCGCGGCCGGGCAGGCCGAGAAGGAAACCGAATTGCGCCAGCGGCTCGGGCTGGTGCCTCATGGAGTGCCCGAGCTGACGAGCAGTGGTCCGAGACGGTCGCAGGACGACCTCCTCGACCAGCGAACGAAGAGAGAGACACCTGATGGACACCAGTGA